Proteins encoded within one genomic window of Besnoitia besnoiti strain Bb-Ger1 chromosome II, whole genome shotgun sequence:
- a CDS encoding hypothetical protein (encoded by transcript BESB_039120): MASVLPSKRSIALNEESSSFADTETVLRSHFVPHETRPCTRSSLQQGIVKSSAKKTSEADTSMLVLHTARDTQCTKENASQKRQENTHQRAQPSTVADSGAPVIVSSSGASQLEESSYRRQRKQGVALKGVPGEFEVAETERFTEVGTGANFSNKCTSERKTAVIDSDGAAVPRRSQSGTTALDSGRFFPSGFLKKHEKSREELLCPKTMAGELVGASRECGPTRGHKEHSIKRDEQISARVSRAFVSHELTTQSTHKSVSDGGPGDVESGKTTETVTDTRSRICSPRCRPYANSAELESGVSRQSRPTAPLIQRGDGCEGTLNGSIHLSTFSGAFASQHSGDASESLSLSGLFASSTTSRTATGVKLDASSSGTPSSTRRLNREKDESSTQHQSRRLLRGSQMRMNEGEITRNSSSDGSFMGSTKSEMTEGRLSEKRKTRRERGPQNSEMERGRGSTARGEGDESHAGSGIKSSRGSRDGEEDATCTGSVRSSEGKQGRRIEAGADGRNTEAERTGTSSSHGRKTEKSESARDLARRVEKGAEHMEMDICAAVQTSSRDSSRTSNANGVPSESREQSSSSVLSSSTPSGRCQDTHTCSVSSFKRRSSSIKSGSLQYATREYQENVFGSFRSSLSLSGRPSSAAEKRPTKMCSAAGGMESPGILAETVSSECRLMPRESQRSVPEGDEDGALYFTSKSHTSCSSTSRSMGVSHESAPHSAETADAQKKTLRSRHAGSSHERASLRDEEGTIELISLQKNVAERSRSYTGDKKVSAHSCPTLKGTGATVGKHRHTEERASTSQRYSSFPPGVPALPKALQRLSALLTGEKDNAELRALTQIQQCVINHVATQAIVESAVARLRMERCLRANNISRDELENVEAYLVSKMPLTIGVDLLNVMPHLLEDNHYRSRFELKSQAQLAEASERRTSEAALFNGFYDHASVRPEHRPKHGLLNVYLYPYADSRFHSPSQAFLLLEEHVRVRVTVAASRNRPKPWRQRVGTLADMWHVLDLLGNRQIKEILDIANGRRGRPELFDDEKLPQFHVHGGLDLNKDVAAVAVRKSEYEARGRVREYLDQISQKYLFPIITCEELDELLAEGRGWYTAVRERGHALIQRSAAMQNTSGFI, from the exons ATGGCGTCTGTATTGCCCTCAAAACGAAGTATAGCTCTGAACGAGGAAAGCTCCTCTTTtgcagacacagagacgGTCCTTCGGTCGCACTTCGTGCCTCATGAGACAAGGCCCTGTACTAGGTCTTCACTGCAACAGGGCATCGTGAAGTCGTCCGCAAAGAAAACCTCTGAGGCGGACACAAGCATGTTAGTATTGCACACCGCGCGGGACACACAGTGCACCAAGGAAAATGCCTCCCAGAAAAGGCAAGAAAATACACACCAAAGGGCGCAGCCATCGACTGTTGCAGACTCGGGTGCGCCTGTCATCGTGTCCTCGTCCGGAGCAAGCCAACTGGAAGAAAGCAGCTATCGTCGCCAACGCAAACAGGGCGTAGCCCTGAAAGGGGTGCCTGGTGAATTTGAAGTGGCTGAGACTGAAAGGTTTACAGAAGTTGGCACCGGTGCTAATTTTTCAAACAAATGTACcagcgagaggaaaacgGCAGTGATAGATTCTGATGGAGCCGCGGTGCCTCGCCGTTCTCAAAGTGGAACCACAGCACTGGACAGTGGGAGGTTCTTCCCCTCTGGATTTCTGAAAAAGCATGAAAAGTCGAGAGAGGAACTTCTATGCCCAAAGACAATGGCTGGCGAGTTGGTGGGAGCTTCACGAGAGTGTGGACCCACACGTGGGCACAAAGAGCATTCCATCAAGAGAGACGAACAAATATCAGCCCGAGTATCGAGGGCCTTCGTGTCTCACGAGCTAACCACACAAAGCACGCATAAGAGCGTTAGCGATGGAGGGCCGGGGGACGTTGAGAGTGGAAAAACGACTGAAACCGTGACGGACACTAGGTCAAGGATATGTTCTCCACGCTGTCGCCCTTACGCCAACAGTGCTGAACTAGAGTCGGGTGTTTCTCGGCAATCGCGACCTACCGCTCCTTTGATTCAGAGAGGCGATGGCTGCGAGGGAACCCTGAACGGATCTATCCACTTGTCAACATTTTCGGGGGCATTTGCATCTCAACATAGCGGAGATGCCAGCGAATCGCTATCGCTCTCCGGTTTGTTTGCTTCTTCGACGACGAGTCGCACGGCAACCGGTGTGAAATTGGATGCTTCATCATCTGGGACTCCCTCGTCCACTAGACGGCTAAATAGAGAGAAGGACGAGTCGAGCACACAGCACCAAAGCAGAAGATTACTGAGGGGGAGCCAAATGCGCATGAACGAAGGGGAAATCACTCGGAACAGTAGCAGCGATGGCTCCTTCATGGGCTCTACTAAGTCAGAAATGACAGAGGGAAGGCTTTccgaaaaacgaaaaacgaGGAGGGAACGAGGTCCACAAAACTCGGAGATGGAAAGGGGGCGCGGCAGtacagcgcgaggagagggcgaTGAATCACACGCAGGGAGCGGAATCAAGAGCAGCCGGGGGAGCAGAGatggagaggaggacgcgacaTGTACTGGTAGCGTCCGAAGCTCGGAAGGGAAACAGGGTAGGCGTATAGAGGCTGGAGCGGACGGCAGAAACACTGAAGCAGAGAGGACGGGAACGAGCTCATCACACggaagaaagacagagaAAAGCGAGAGCGCCCGCGACTTGGCACGTCGTGTGGAAAAGGGCGCCGAACACATGGAAATGGACATCTGTGCTGCTGTGCAAaccagcagcagagacagcagccgAACTTCGAATGCCAATGGCGTTCCTTCAGAAAGCAGAGAGCAAAGTAGCTCTTCTgttctctcctcttcaaCGCCGTCTGGGCGGTGTCAGGACACACATACGTGTTCTGTGTCGTCCTTTAAGAGACGCTCCTCTTCAATAAAGTCTGGATCGCTTCAGTATGCGACACGTGAATATCAAGAAAATGTTTTTGGTTCGTTTCGGTCTTCTTTAAGCCTCTCAGGTCGGccctcttcggcggccgAGAAGCGTCCTACTAAGATGTGTTCGGCAGCAGGAGGAATGGAATCACCAGGGATACTGGCAGAAACCGTTTCGAGTGAGTGCCGTCTGATGCCCAGAGAAAGCCAGAGAAGCGTGCCCGAAGGTGACGAAGACGGAGCACTCTACTTCACATCAAAGTCCCATACTTCTTGCTCGTCCACGTCGAGATCGATGGGCGTTTCTCACGAATCAGCGCCTCATTCAGCTGAGACAGCTGATGCTCAAAAAAAAACCCTTCGCAGCAGGCATGCTGGGTCTTCGCATGAAAGAGCTTCGCTGCGTGACGAGGAAGGAACTATCGAGTTAATCTCTCTACAAAAGAATGTAGCAGAGAGATCTCGTTCCTACACAGGCGACAAAAAAGTTTCGGCGCACAGCTGCCCCACTCTCAAAGGCACTGGTGCCACTGTTGGAAAACACCGGCACACGGAAGAGCGCGCATCAACCTCACAACGTTATTCATCTTTCCCTCCGGGGGTTCCTGCCTTGCCGAAAGCACTTCAACGCCTTTCTGCCCTGCTGACCGGCGAGAAAGACAACGCGGAACTGAGGGCCTTAACTCAGATTCAGCAATGCGTCATTAACCATgtcgcgacgcaggcgataGTGGAGAGCGCGGTCGCTAGACTCAGGATGGAACGCTGCCTCAGAGCGAATAACATTTCAAGAGACGAGTTAGAGAACGTCGAGGCCTATCTGGTTAGCAAAATGCCACTTACAATCGGGGTCGATCTCCTCAACGTCATGCCGCACCTACTCGAGGACAATCACTACAG GAGCAGATTTGAACTGAAAAGTCAAGCACAGCTGGCGGAAGCCAGCGAGAGACGAACATCGGAAGCGGCATTGTTCAATGGTTTCTATGATCACGCCTCTGTCCGGCCGGAACACCGACCGAAGCACGGCCTCCTAAACGTCTACCTTTACCCGTATGCTGACTCGCGCTTTCACTCACCTAGTCAGGCGTTCCTGCTTTTGGAGGAACACGTGCG GGTTCGAGTCACGGTAGCGGCGTCCAGAAATCGCCCCAAGCCatggcggcagcgcgttGGTACACTGGCGGATATGTGGCACGTGTTGGATCTCTTGGGGAATCGACAGATCAAGGAAATCTTG GACATCGCAAAcggaagacgaggccggCCCGAGCTCTTCGACGACGAAAAGCTGCCGCAGTTCCATGTACACGGCGGTCTTGACCTCAA TAAAGACGTTGCTGCAGTAGCTGTACGCAAGTCGGAGTATGAGGCAAGAGGAAGGGTCAGAGAGTATCTGGATCAAATAAGCCAGAAGTACTTGTTCCCAATTATCACGTGTGAGGAGCTTGACGAGCTCCTTGCCGAAGGCCGTGGATGGTATACTGCAGTGCGGGAACGAGGCCATGCGCTCATTCAGAGGTCGGCCGCAATGCAAAATACTTCCGGATTCATTTAG
- a CDS encoding putative cell-cycle-associated protein kinase CDK (encoded by transcript BESB_039130): MEKYQKLEKIGEGTYGVVYKAQDHTGEISALKKIRLEAEDEGIPSTAIREISLLKELHHPNIVRLRDVIHTDRRLTLVFEYLDQDLKKLLDVCDGGLEPSTTKSFLFQLLCGIAYCHEHRVLHRDLKPQNLLINREGALKLADFGLARAFGIPVRSYTHEVVTLWYRAPDVLMGSKTYSTPVDIWSVGCIFAEMVNGRPLFPGTGNEDQLVKIFKILGTPQLSEHPQLAELPHWSHDFPQYPPLPWDQVVPKLDPLGIDLLSKMLRFDCNQRISARQAMHHPYFADLPDDIKRLASYRGD; the protein is encoded by the exons ATGGAAAAATACCAGAAATTAGAGAAAATTGGGGAAGGCACCTATGGTGTCGTGTATAAGGCGCAAGACCACACCGGAGAAATCTCTGCGCTGAAAAAGATCCGCCTTGaggccgaagacgaaggcaTTCCGTCGACGG CGATACGGGAAATCTCTCTTCTCAAGGAGCTGCACCACCCAAACATTGTCCGGCTGCGCGACGTTATCCACACCGATCGTCGGCTTACGCTGGTCTTTGAGTATCTCGACCAGGATCTCAAGAAGCTCCTAGACGTTTGCGATG GGGGTTTGGAGCCGAGCACGACCAAGTCTTTCCTCTTTCAGCTGCTCTGCGGTATCGCGTACTGCCATGAGCACCGCGTGCTCCATCGCGATTTAAAGCCCCAGAACTTGCTTATCAATAGGGAGGGCGCGCTGAAACTTGCGGACTTTGGACTAGCAAG GGCGTTCGGCATTCCCGTTCGCAGCTACACGCACGAAGTCGTGACGCTGTGGTACCGCGCACCTGATGTGCTCATGGGATCCAAGACGTACTCGACTCCGGTCGATATCTGGAGTGTAGGGTGCATTTTTGCAG AAATGGTGAATGGCAGGCCGCTCTTCCCAGGGACGGGAAACGAGGACCAGTTGGTGAAGATTTTCAAGATCCTCGGGACACCCCAGTTGTCTGAGCATCCGCAGCTGGCTGAGCTTCCGCACTGGAGTCATGACTTCCCGCAGTATCCGCCCCTCCCCTGGGACCAGGTG GTTCCAAAGTTGGACCCTCTCGGGATCGATTTACTTTCCAAGATGCTACGCTTCGACTGTAACCAGAGGATTTCCGCGCGACAGGCAATGCATCATCCGTATTTCGCGGATCTGCCAGATGACATCAAACGCCTTGCGAGCTACAGGGGCGACTGA
- a CDS encoding putative histone lysine methyltransferase, SET (encoded by transcript BESB_039140) — translation MCDCLSSGTTPQEGEASSCQPTDLTQGGAAARWHGGLGNEVNHRPLSDSPRSDEQDSAHGPLRQGKTEDGNTAQLPVQENSPLPFQSESPGTDWFIHPLLLPLLPSRFVFKNPSWPPTPKKKRNLAAGCSGGVVPSAGARCGAVHTASFAHESSRSSIHPSPEPRRGLQDASPGRACVAPPGDPRNAGSKAPRNPSTVISSRKRRKTLLKPKGQVPDEYSPGLCSNPVAPVHPSPLPVSGCLTEHQDDASTEKATPPTEPVACESMPAQGSRATSPVRSGTSLCQGGPQRPSNVTDECSFWQAGSPATSSKGPHPHAPADGTDRSSVAPGSCEKSLGSSAKPPASVSPALCSDAGMRIKGEAAEFQTQGTDDSCRSSPFQQSCASLARHPVSRPQAAHLATERVSSQVGEDSCSVRRAATLGGRRGVEASSRASPSQLSESTVKPVFLPSIGCGLTVSASSLGRGSGLGVYSCRAYAARSRIGEYAGVCVDRKVAMMLRGMGTSTHVMRVGMQYQYLVGYRLPFVFGGAGAFVNDGRWFADGRKGPGVTARFHVVYDKKRAKDRVYVVATRDIAQGEEIFTSYDNQYWALLQ, via the coding sequence ATGTGTGACTGTCTCAGTTCCGGAACTACGCCTCAAGAGGGAGAGGCCTCTTCTTGCCAGCCAACCGACTTGAcccagggcggcgccgccgcgcgctggcaCGGTGGGCTGGGCAACGAGGTGAATCACCGTCCTTTGTCGGATTCTCCTCGGTCCGATGAGCAGGACTCCGCACACGGTCCCTTGAGACAGGGTAAAACCGAAGACGGCAATACTGCACAGCTTCCTGTTCAAGAGAACAGTCCCCTTCCGTTTCAAAGTGAGTCACCGGGCACCGATTGGTTCATTCATCCCCTTCTGCTGCCGTTGCTCCCTTCCAGGTTCGTCTTCAAGAATCCGTCGTGGCCCCCCACGCCAAAGAAGAAACGAAATTTGGCTGCTGGATGCTCCGGTGGGGTGGTGCCCTCTGCGGGGGCGAGATGTGGTGCCGTGCATACGGCCTCGTTCGCGCACGAGTCGTCGAGATCATCGATTCACCCGAGCCCCGAGCCACGACGGGGTCTTCAAGACGCATCACCTGGCCGTGCGTGTGTGGCGCCACCCGGAGATCCCCGCAACGCAGGATCGAAGGCGCCTCGGAACCCTTCGACTGTCATAAGCAGCCGCAAGCGGCGGAAGACATTGTTGAAGCCGAAGGGGCAGGTTCCAGACGAGTACTCGCCTGGACTCTGCTCGAATCCAGTCGCTCCTGTACACCCGTCACCCTTACCTGTATCCGGTTGCCTCACAGAACATCAAGATGACGCCTCtacagagaaggcgacgccacCCACCGAGCCCGTGGCGTGCGAGTCGATGCCTGCGCAGGGTTCGCGTGCCACGAGTCCTGTACGCAGTGGTACCAGTCTGTGTCAGGGCGGTCCACAACGTCCATCTAACGTGACTGATGAGTGTAGCTTCTGGCAGGCAGGTTCACCCGCTACCTCGTCGAAAGGGCCCCATCCACATGCGCCCGCGGATGGAACAGATCGAAGCTCAGTTGCTCCTGGCTCTTGTGAGAAGTCTCTGGGCTCGTCTGCGAAGCCTCCAGCCTCCgtgtcgccggcgctgtgCTCAGATGCGGGAATGCGTATCAAAGGGGAAGCTGCGGAATTCCAGACCCAAGGAACTGACGACAGCTGTAGAAGCAGCCCCTTTCAGCAGTCCTGTGCATCGCTTGCCCGGCATCCGGTATCcaggccgcaggccgcgcatCTGGCTACTGAGCGGGTTAGTAGCCAGGTCGGAGAGGACTCGTGTTCTGTTCGTCGCGCAGCAACGctcggaggaaggcgaggggtTGAGGCATCttcccgcgcgtcgccatCGCAACTCTCCGAGTCGACAGTGAAGCCGGTCTTTCTGCCGTCAATCGGGTGCGGTTTGACtgtgtctgcttcctcgctaggccgcggaagcggaCTCGGCGTGTACTCATGTAGAGCGTACGCCGCTCGGTCGCGGATCGGTGAGTACGCCGGTGTCTGCGTCGACAGGAAAGTCGCGATGATGCTTCGAGGGATGGGGACGTCGACCCATGTAATGAGAGTCGGCATGCAATATCAGTACCTGGTTGGATACCGTTTGCCGTTCGTTttcggaggcgccggcgcctttgTGAATGACGGCCGATGGTTCGCCGACGGACGCAAGGGGCCCGGCGTCACCGCAAGGTTCCATGTTGTATACGATAAAAAACGTGCAAAGGACCGTGTCTACGTAGTTGCGACGCGAGATATTGCTCAGGGAGAGGAAATCTTTACTAGCTATGATAACCAGTACTGGGCCTTGTTGCAGTAA
- a CDS encoding hypothetical protein (encoded by transcript BESB_039150): MFVESNTSLRVLVVPVRLQGHTGFCTFFLRNTARDLGSRFEEMLRAELSGAQPGRRGRWRARYTRACLLALSATAIVSAVCSGRAETSASPQSSEARLDAAPATHWSPPFLSAASPASLLSSLLAAASEHGERQQAAQHGPAAAPSDDADAAQRPKGGESEKPDEGQEEPELPVHHPLFRLPSHVVGGASSFFLFWKKTSSPEPLPQAPPSHVMDAPAALALPSASSWFNWRSAPSQTGERGAAAEVEEQRTSQVGKQSAWWLPARENVSKLSGQDQQALGLSAAAASARFWFGAPPSLENVEEAAHAAAEGVRDASRRAGEAVHELVEAGEEPVKDAAKAVAHSEVAKGLWSYVAAAEGAANPLAAVRAAAWWFSERESEAEALVMSLADQGSQNVREATAVVSLAAQSWWHESGGQQATQFAQKALEGAAAWFRQQKRHLEELDASTAAAWLRSLQNPQPVPASPVAAEGRLVSANPTNAETQEGAAPSKSSWLQQWLWGGKAEATPAPKGVRKLDLVQAFLAPAELASWWNEREKNAPVAASWFWSKEAAAKTDSAKVNGVPPEAAAAAAAAAASWFWRSEPEGKQVPPPDAALTWFWRKQQEAVQDAAQMQAETKDAKHPGRLGASLSWASLWKGEVNNSAEEAAHQEAEHSAAASSLLSWWPATKPTADEKAKGLGSPPASESAWLWSNVKERQADAARQENGFVSWLNSWFSREGNPEKHSDKSAKDETATSAAASRGWFAVGSSSGQASQETSGQATPKDVSENSALSRFWLGASPSGDATETEPAAQESAEASSASSSALHKKPDLVSLAGPRAPGHDEESTSSSSESDSSSGSASSERASVFDLPPAPGDEPHDSASLEEPATQHASQWSVFSGTAPLHGPPFLGGGQSQRIPSGVPRVQKAGSLWSAGFSWLAGPGGVAPESAERASAPPASPASSVASAAAVASQLVAQHANAAAAGWMFAETPAGSEKAARSAPTAHEARVGGAHWWDWRSAGAAGTETMTRAPIYTRDVQLDCDPIPPFRACVQKCQRDNRSAKKAAASTSAADPEALGSYEYGNLRSCYFSCKQKWIDTDLPGCLREDGVKVEGVPPVEAFRITTTTSTTTTPPPPSPEQKKSPSSGEAPASRPFWARADEKAPEPEKQTEVKGFFSIFQRPETTTTSTTTVLPKGGFSVSRLFGFLPQAEPSGTRTEAAEASGSFPFSLRGGSQSLSSAGKTEAVSTPEPAAGSSLWARLFGRKVTAEPSELASVAGEAALTQPPQAGSPAQEAKPLSVLKKLGLLQSSAAAAEEASASSGWWSWRSKAESEPASDGSSANTAGASSAADASALAAAAVFDGAELSKVKAGAEKVKSSAREIVDDADQAVESAFFSWWPVLLIAVGVGLLILCVLGRRLGQWEGMAGSGDIERGEYASAPFFQSTAVSKHDDLAPSTGSSPAVASRCSDDNRQPLIAQVE; encoded by the exons ATGTTCGTAGAGTCGAACACCTCGTTGCGCGTTCTGGTTGTTCCTGTCCGTCTGCAGGGTCACACAGGATTCTGTACCTTCTTCCTTCGCAACACCGCGCGGGATCTTGGCTCTCGATTCGAGGAAATGCTGCGGGCTGAACtctccggcgcgcagcccgggcggcgcggccgctggcgcgccagATACACCAGGGCTTGCCTCCTGGCGCTTTCCGCGACAGCGAtcgtctctgctgtctgctCCGGCCGTGCGGAgacctctgcctcgccgcagtcATCTGAAGCGCGCTTAGATGCTGCGCCAGCCACGCACTGGTCGCCGCCTTTCCTGTCGGCGGCTTCCCCCGCGTCCCTGTTGTCCTCTCTGTTGGCAGCTGCTTCCGAGCATGGCGAGCGTCAGCAAGCCGCGCAGCAcggccccgcggcggctccgtCAGATGACGCGGACGCTGCTCAGCGCCCGAAGGGGGGAGAGTCCGAAAAGCCAGACGAGGGGCAAGAAGAGCCGGAGCTTCCAGTTCACCACCCTCTTTTTCGGCTGCCGTCTCATGTGGTCGGAGGCGCTTCttcctttttcctcttctggAAGAAGACTTCGTCGCCGGAGCCGCTGCCACAAGCTCCCCCTTCGCACGTAATGGACGCCCCCGCGGCActcgcgctgccttcggcgAGCAGCTGGTTCAACTGGCGCTCCGCCCCAAGCCAGACTGGCGAACGGGGGGCCGCGGCTGAGGTGGAGGAACAACGGACTTCTCAGGTCGGCAAGCAGAGCGCCTGGTGGCTGCCCGCTCGCGAAAACGTCTCGAAGCTCTCGGGGCAAGATCAACAGGCTCTGgggctctccgcggctgcggcctcggcgcgttTCTGGTTTGGAGCCCCTCCATCTCTCGAGAACGTTGAGGAAGCCGCGCACGCTGCAGCCGAAGGCGTCCGCGACGCTagcagacgcgccggagAAGCCGTGCACGAGCTcgtggaggcaggcgaggagccTGTGAAGGACGCTGCGAAGGCCGTTGCACACTCGGAAGTCGCCAAGGGGCTCTGGTCCtacgtcgcggccgcggaaggTGCCGCCAATCCGCTCGCGGCagtccgcgcggccgcctggtGGTTCTCCGAGCGCGAGAGTGAAGCCGAGGCTCTGGTCATGTCGCTGGCAGACCAAGGCTCGCAGAACGTGCGCGAGGCCACAGCCGTGGTGTCACTTGCAGCGCAGTCCTGGTGGCATGAGAGCGGCGGGCAGCAGGCCACTCAGTTCGCTCAAAAGGCGCTcgagggcgctgccgctTGGTTCCGGCAGCAGAAACGCCACCTGGAGGAGCTGGAtgcctcgacggcggcggcgtggctcCGCAGCCTGCAGAATCCCCAGCCTGTTCCGGCTTCGCCAGTGGCCGCAGAAGGCCGTCTAGTCTCTGCGAACCCGACTAACGCCGAGACGcaagagggcgccgcgccgtccaAGAGCTCCTGGCTGCAGCAGTGGCTCTGGGGAGGCAAAGCtgaggcgacgccagcgccgaaGGGCGTGCGCAAGTTAGACCTCGTGCAGGCATtcctggcgcccgcggagctgGCCTCTTGGTGGaacgagcgcgagaagaacgcTCCAGTCGCCGCCTCGTGGTTCTGGAGCAAAGAAGCTGCCGCGAAGACAGACAGCGCAAAGGTCAACGGCGTGCCTcctgaggccgcggccgccgccgccgcagcggctgcgtcgtGGTTCTGGCGGAGTGAGCCCGAGGGCAAGCAGGTGCCGCCTCCAGACGCGGCCCTGACTTGGTTCTGGCGAAAGCAACAAGAGGCCGTTCAGGATGCAGCCCAGATGCAGGCGGAGACCAAGGACGCGAAACACCCAGGCCGCTTGGGTGCGAGTCTGAGTTGGGCGTCCCTGTGGAAGGGCGAGGTTAACAacagcgcggaggaggccgcacACCAAGAGGCGGAACacagcgcggctgcctcctccctcttgtCTTGGTGGCCTGCGACGAAGCCGACTGcggacgagaaggcgaaggggcTGGGCTCGCCCCCGGCCTCCGAGTCGGCCTGGCTGTGGTCCAACGTCAAAGAGCGGCAGGCGGACGCCGCTCGCCAGGAAAACGGCTTCGTCTCTTGGCTGAACTCATGGTTTTCGCGAGAGGGAAACCCGGAGAAACACAGTGACAAGTCAGCGAAAGATGAGActgcgacgagcgccgccgcgtctcgtgGCTGGTTCGCCGTGGGGTCGTCCTCGGGGCAAGCTTCACAGGAGACATCTGGGCAGGCCACGCCGAAGGATGTCTCGGAAAATTCCGCCCTGTCGCGCTTCTGGCTCGGCGCATCTCCGTCTGGTGACGCTACAGAAACAGAgccagccgcgcaggagTCCGCAGaggcttcctctgcctcctcttctgcgctccACAAGAAGCCAGACCTGGTGTCTCtcgcaggccctcgcgcgcccggccacgacgaggagagcacctcttcgtcgtctgaATCGGATTCGTCCTCGGGATCCGCGTCGTCCGAGCGCGCATCTGTGTTTGAcctgccgcccgcccctgGCGATGAACCGCATGACAGCGCGTCGCTCGAGGAGCCCGCCACACAGCACGCCTCCCAGTGGTCTGTCTTCTCTGGGACGGCCCCTCTGCATGGCCCTCCCTTCCTCGGAGGCGGTCAGTCGCAGAGGATCCCCTCAGGCGTCCCGCGCGTCCAGAAAGCTGGGTCCTTGTGGTCCGCGGGCTTTTCGTGGCTGGCAGGCCCGGGCGGGGTCGCCCCCGAGTCGGCcgagcgcgcctcggcgccgcctgcctcccctgcctcctctgtcgcgtcggctgccgcggtcgcgtcgcAGCTCGTGGCTCAGCACGcgaacgccgcagccgcgggatGGATGTTTGCGGAGACTCCCGCAgggagcgagaaggccgcgcggtcggcgccgaCTGCGCACGAGGCGCGAGTTGGAGGCGCTCACTGGTGGGACTGGCGCAGCGCTGGAGCCGCGGGGACGGAGACCATGACGCGCGCGCCCATTTACACGCGCGACGTGCAGCTAGACTGCGACCCTATTCCGCCCTTTCGCGCATGCGTTCAAAAGTGCCAGCGAGACAACCGCAGCGCCAAGAAAGCGGCTGCGTCGACTTCCGCGGCGGATCCTGAGGCGCTGGGCTCGTACGAGTACGGAAACCTGCGCAGCTGCTACTTTTCTTGCAAGCAGAAGTGGATCGACACCGACCTGCCCGGATGCCTGCGGGAAGACGGCGTCAAAGTCGAGGGCGTCCCCCCTGTCGAGGCCTTTAGAATCACCACGACGACCTCCACAACCACcaccccgccccccccctctccggAGCAAAAGAAAtcgccgtcgtcgggcgAGGCCCCCGCCAGCCGACCCTTCTGGGCGCGGGcggacgagaaggcgccagagcccgagaagcagacagaaGTAAAG GGCTTTTTCTCCATCTTTCAGCGCCCAGAGACAACCACGACGTCGACGACTACCGTTCTCCCGAAAGGGGGCTTCTCCGTTTCGCGTCTGTTTGGCTTCCTTCCCCAGGCAGAGCCTTCCGGAACCCGCACGGAGGCCGCTGAGGCCTCAGGCAGCTTCCCGTTCTcgctgcgaggcggcagtcagtctctgtcttccgcgGGCAAAACTGAGGCGGTCTCCACACCCGAGCCTGCAGCGGGCAGCAGTCTGTGGGCGCGGCTCTTTGGCCGCAAAGTGACCGCAGAGCCTTCCGAGCTCGCCTCGGTggcaggcgaggctgcgctcacgcagccgccgcaggcggggtCGCCGGCccaggaggcgaagccgtTGTCGGTGCTGAAGAAGCTCGGGCTGCTTCAGagcagcgcggctgccgccgaggaggcctctgcgtcgtcggggTGGTGGTCCTGGCGGTCGAAGGCGGAATCCGagccggcgagcgacggcagctCCGCAAAcaccgcaggcgcgagctcggccgccgacgcgagcgccctcgcggcagcagcggtgttcgacggcgcggagctcTCCAAAGtgaaggcgggcgcggagaaagtGAAGTCTTCGGCACGCGAAATcgtcgacgacgcagacCAAGCCGTTGAGAGCGCCTTTTTCAGCTGGTGGCCTGTGCTGCTGATCGCGGTCGGCGTTGGGCTCCTCATTCTCTGTGTGCTTGGCAGGCGGCTCGGTCAGTGGGAGGGCATGGCTGGCAGCGGCGACATCGAGAGGGGCGAGTACGCGAGTGCGCCGTTCTTTCAGTCGACGGCGGTCAGCAAGCACGACGACCTCGCCCCGAGCACTGGCTCTTCTCCGGCCGTCGCGAGCCGCTGCTCCGACGACAACCGCCAGCCGCTGATTGCGCAAGTCGAGTAG